In the Pyrolobus fumarii 1A genome, one interval contains:
- a CDS encoding ribbon-helix-helix protein, CopG family → MPPVKFYLDPSRYAELERLARERGTTIPQLVKRLVEDWLEGRLCAGTGARPGHSVDEARLREFERRLELLEETVKALLRIIAGR, encoded by the coding sequence GTGCCTCCGGTCAAGTTCTACCTTGATCCCTCCCGTTACGCTGAGCTGGAGAGGTTGGCGAGGGAGAGGGGTACGACGATCCCCCAGCTTGTCAAGCGGCTCGTCGAGGATTGGCTCGAGGGCAGGCTGTGTGCCGGCACCGGGGCCAGACCCGGGCACAGTGTCGACGAGGCTAGGCTCCGTGAGTTCGAGAGACGCCTCGAACTCCTAGAGGAGACCGTGAAGGCTCTGCTCAGGATCATAGCGGGGAGGTGA